A genomic window from Streptomyces mirabilis includes:
- the folP gene encoding dihydropteroate synthase gives MNSERRRGHVAGLPTWDRCAVMGVVNVTPDSFSDGGRWFDTTAAVKHGLHLVTEGADLVDVGGESTRPGATRVDEAEELKRVIPVVRGLASEGVTVSVDTMRASVAEQSLAAGAALVNDVSGGLADPAMIPAVAAAGAPFVVMHWRGFLEGGNVRGTYADVVSEVVDELYTRVEAVLAGGIAPDRIVVDPGLGFSKDSEHDLSLLAHLDRLSELGHPLLVAASRKRFLGRVLAGPEGAPPPARERDAATAAVSALAAHQGAWAVRVHEVRATADAVRVARAVEGAQ, from the coding sequence ATGAACTCCGAGCGCCGCCGCGGCCACGTCGCGGGACTGCCGACCTGGGACCGCTGCGCGGTCATGGGGGTCGTCAACGTGACCCCCGATTCCTTCTCCGACGGCGGCCGCTGGTTCGACACGACGGCCGCCGTCAAACACGGCCTCCACCTGGTCACCGAGGGCGCCGACCTGGTGGACGTCGGCGGCGAGTCCACCCGCCCCGGCGCGACCCGCGTCGACGAGGCGGAAGAGCTCAAGCGCGTCATCCCGGTCGTCCGCGGCCTCGCCTCCGAGGGCGTCACCGTCTCCGTCGACACCATGCGCGCATCCGTCGCCGAGCAGTCGCTCGCCGCGGGCGCCGCCCTCGTCAACGACGTGAGCGGCGGTCTCGCCGACCCCGCGATGATCCCCGCCGTCGCCGCGGCCGGCGCACCCTTCGTGGTCATGCACTGGCGCGGCTTCCTCGAGGGCGGCAACGTGAGGGGTACGTACGCGGACGTCGTCTCCGAAGTCGTCGACGAGCTGTACACACGCGTGGAGGCCGTTCTGGCGGGCGGCATCGCCCCCGACCGCATCGTCGTCGATCCGGGCCTCGGCTTCTCCAAGGACTCCGAGCACGACCTGTCGCTGCTCGCCCACCTCGACCGGCTGAGCGAACTCGGCCACCCTCTGCTCGTCGCCGCCTCCCGCAAGCGGTTCCTGGGCCGCGTACTGGCGGGCCCTGAGGGCGCCCCGCCACCGGCCCGCGAACGGGACGCCGCCACCGCCGCCGTCTCCGCGCTCGCCGCCCACCAGGGTGCCTGGGCGGTCCGGGTCCACGAGGTACGGGCCACCGCCGACGCCGTACGGGTCGCCCGGGCCGTAGAGGGAGCCCAGTGA
- a CDS encoding DUF3180 domain-containing protein gives MKQLRIRTLAAVFVVAGVLSWAGARLWSAVGTLPRVPLAAPIVLALIAVVLLSTALSLRARLKAQRERRPGAKGVDPLMAARAVVFGQASALVAALVSGMYGGTGAFLLESLDIPARRDQAIYAGSSVLAGIAVVAAAFFLERVCKLPEDDDNDHGGAAPVA, from the coding sequence GTGAAACAGCTGCGCATCAGGACGCTGGCAGCCGTGTTCGTGGTGGCCGGTGTGCTGTCCTGGGCGGGCGCGCGCCTGTGGAGCGCGGTGGGGACCCTCCCGCGGGTCCCGCTGGCCGCCCCCATCGTCCTGGCCCTGATCGCCGTCGTCCTGCTGTCCACGGCGCTCTCGCTGCGCGCCCGCCTCAAGGCCCAGCGTGAACGCCGCCCCGGCGCCAAGGGCGTCGACCCCCTGATGGCGGCCCGCGCGGTCGTCTTCGGCCAGGCGAGCGCCCTGGTCGCCGCCCTCGTGTCGGGCATGTACGGCGGTACGGGCGCGTTCCTGCTCGAGTCCCTGGACATCCCCGCCCGTCGCGACCAGGCCATCTACGCCGGTTCCTCGGTCCTCGCCGGCATCGCCGTGGTAGCGGCCGCGTTCTTCCTGGAGCGCGTCTGCAAGCTCCCGGAGGACGACGACAACGACCACGGCGGCGCGGCCCCGGTCGCCTGA
- the ftsH gene encoding ATP-dependent zinc metalloprotease FtsH has protein sequence MDVKRYFRGPVMWIVLAVLAVVVLMQVVGSSGGYKTVDTGQVVQAINDNKVQQAKLTTGDEQVIKVQLKDGQKVSGSSKIQASYIGDQGVNLANTLQDKFQNKQIPDGYTVSPSKQNPFLGILLSLLPFVLIVVVFLFLMNQMQGGGSRVMNFGKSKAKLITKDTPKTTFSDVAGSDEAVEELQEIKEFLQEPAKFQAVGAKIPKGVLLYGPPGTGKTLLARAVAGEAGVPFYSISGSDFVEMFVGVGASRVRDLFEQAKANAPAIVFVDEIDAVGRHRGAGLGGGHDEREQTLNQLLVEMDGFDVKGGVILIAATNRPDILDPALLRPGRFDRQIAVDRPDMQGRLEILKVHQKGKPVAQDVDLSAVARRTPGFTGADLANVLNEAALLTARSDLKLIDNSMLDEAIDRVVAGPQKRTRIMSDKEKKITAYHEGGHALVAAASPNSDPVHKITILSRGRALGYTMVLPDEDKYSTTRNEMLDQLAYMLGGRAAEELVFHDPTTGAANDIEKATATARAMVTQYGMTERLGAIKFGGDNTEPFLGREMSHPRDYSEEVAALVDEEVKKLIENAHNEAWEILVENRDVLDQLVLQLLEKETLSKEQIAEIFAPIHKRPARPAWTGSSRRTPSTRPPVLSPKELSLTNGANGSTPAIANVTESVPAKEVAPEDRSES, from the coding sequence ATGGACGTGAAGCGATACTTCCGTGGGCCGGTCATGTGGATCGTGCTGGCCGTCCTTGCCGTGGTCGTGTTGATGCAGGTCGTCGGCTCGTCCGGCGGCTACAAGACAGTGGACACTGGCCAGGTCGTCCAGGCGATCAATGACAACAAGGTCCAACAGGCCAAGCTGACCACCGGTGACGAGCAGGTCATCAAGGTGCAGCTCAAGGATGGCCAGAAGGTCTCCGGCAGCTCCAAGATCCAGGCGAGCTACATCGGTGACCAGGGCGTCAACCTCGCCAACACACTCCAGGACAAGTTCCAGAACAAGCAGATTCCGGACGGCTACACGGTCTCGCCGTCCAAGCAGAACCCGTTCCTCGGCATCCTGCTGTCTCTGCTTCCCTTCGTCCTCATCGTCGTCGTCTTCCTGTTCCTGATGAACCAGATGCAGGGCGGCGGCTCCCGGGTCATGAACTTCGGGAAGTCCAAGGCGAAGCTCATCACCAAGGACACCCCGAAGACGACGTTCTCGGACGTCGCGGGCTCGGACGAGGCGGTCGAGGAGCTCCAGGAGATCAAGGAGTTCCTCCAGGAGCCGGCGAAGTTCCAGGCCGTCGGGGCGAAGATCCCCAAGGGTGTGCTCCTGTACGGGCCTCCTGGAACCGGTAAGACGCTGCTCGCACGCGCTGTCGCGGGCGAGGCGGGCGTTCCCTTCTACTCGATCTCGGGTTCCGACTTCGTCGAGATGTTCGTCGGTGTCGGTGCCTCCCGAGTCCGTGACCTGTTCGAGCAGGCCAAGGCGAACGCTCCGGCGATCGTCTTCGTCGACGAGATCGACGCGGTCGGCCGCCACCGTGGCGCCGGCCTCGGCGGTGGTCACGACGAGCGCGAGCAGACGCTGAACCAGCTGCTCGTCGAGATGGACGGCTTCGACGTGAAGGGCGGTGTGATCCTCATCGCCGCCACGAACCGGCCCGACATCCTCGACCCGGCGCTGCTGCGTCCCGGACGCTTCGACCGCCAGATCGCGGTCGACCGCCCGGACATGCAGGGCCGTCTGGAGATCCTCAAGGTTCACCAGAAGGGCAAGCCGGTCGCGCAGGACGTCGACCTCTCGGCCGTCGCCCGTCGCACCCCCGGCTTCACGGGTGCCGATCTCGCCAACGTGCTGAACGAGGCCGCGCTTCTGACGGCCCGCAGCGACTTGAAGTTGATCGACAACTCCATGCTGGACGAGGCGATCGACCGCGTGGTCGCGGGCCCGCAGAAGCGGACCCGGATCATGTCGGACAAGGAGAAGAAGATCACCGCGTACCACGAGGGCGGCCACGCCCTGGTCGCGGCGGCGTCTCCGAACTCCGACCCGGTCCACAAGATCACGATCCTGTCGCGTGGCCGTGCCCTCGGCTACACGATGGTCCTGCCGGACGAGGACAAGTACTCCACGACGCGCAACGAGATGCTGGACCAGCTGGCCTACATGCTGGGCGGCCGCGCGGCCGAGGAGCTCGTCTTCCACGACCCGACCACGGGCGCTGCGAACGACATCGAGAAGGCCACCGCAACGGCCCGCGCGATGGTCACGCAGTACGGCATGACCGAGCGGCTGGGCGCGATCAAGTTCGGCGGCGACAACACCGAGCCCTTCCTGGGCCGGGAGATGTCGCACCCGCGTGACTACTCGGAAGAGGTCGCCGCGCTCGTCGACGAAGAGGTCAAGAAGCTCATCGAGAACGCGCACAACGAGGCCTGGGAGATCCTGGTCGAGAACCGCGACGTCCTCGACCAGCTGGTGCTCCAGCTGCTGGAGAAGGAGACGCTGAGCAAGGAGCAGATCGCCGAGATCTTCGCTCCGATCCACAAGCGCCCGGCCCGCCCCGCGTGGACCGGCTCCTCCCGGCGCACCCCGTCCACCCGCCCGCCGGTGCTCTCCCCCAAGGAGCTGTCGCTGACGAACGGGGCGAACGGATCGACGCCGGCCATCGCCAATGTGACGGAGTCCGTCCCGGCGAAGGAAGTGGCTCCGGAGGACCGCTCCGAGAGCTGA
- a CDS encoding nuclear transport factor 2 family protein, whose product MSAPRTDVEQVELANTAFYEALERGDFEGLSSLWLAPLDTADDDIEGDGAVISCVHPGWPVLNGRGEVLRSYALIMANTEYIQFFLTDVHVSVTGDTALVTCTENILSGGPAPEDSDELGPLVGQLVVATNVFRRTADGWKLWSHHASPVLAESGEEEDEDTPS is encoded by the coding sequence GTGAGCGCACCCCGCACCGACGTCGAGCAGGTCGAACTCGCCAACACCGCCTTCTACGAGGCACTCGAGCGGGGTGACTTCGAAGGACTGTCGTCGCTGTGGCTGGCTCCCCTGGACACCGCCGACGACGACATCGAGGGCGACGGTGCGGTGATCTCCTGCGTCCACCCCGGCTGGCCGGTCCTCAACGGCCGTGGCGAGGTGCTGCGCTCGTACGCGCTGATCATGGCGAACACGGAGTACATCCAGTTCTTCCTCACGGACGTGCACGTCTCCGTCACGGGCGACACCGCGCTGGTGACCTGCACCGAGAACATCCTCAGCGGCGGCCCCGCCCCCGAGGACAGCGACGAGCTCGGCCCCCTCGTCGGCCAGCTGGTCGTCGCCACGAACGTGTTCCGCCGCACGGCCGACGGCTGGAAACTCTGGTCGCACCACGCCTCACCCGTACTCGCCGAATCGGGCGAGGAGGAGGACGAGGACACCCCCAGCTGA
- the folK gene encoding 2-amino-4-hydroxy-6-hydroxymethyldihydropteridine diphosphokinase, with amino-acid sequence MTAYFTEGQSDPTVQPVPASVVERVDAADTTLQNPKRAVLSLGSNLGNRLETLQGAIDALEDTPGVRVKAVSPVYETEPWGVEPGSQPTYFNAVVVLKTTLPPSSLLERAHAIEEAFHRVRDGRWGPRTIDVDIVAYAEVVSGDPVLTLPHPHAHERAFVLAPWHDVEPEAQLPGRGPVDHLLTAVTREGVLPRPDLELRLPE; translated from the coding sequence ATGACCGCCTACTTCACCGAGGGTCAGAGCGACCCGACCGTACAGCCGGTGCCCGCCTCCGTGGTCGAGCGGGTGGACGCCGCCGACACGACCCTGCAGAACCCGAAACGGGCGGTACTCTCCCTCGGCTCGAACCTGGGCAACCGCCTGGAGACCCTCCAGGGCGCCATCGACGCCCTGGAGGACACCCCTGGCGTCCGCGTCAAGGCGGTCTCGCCCGTCTACGAGACGGAGCCCTGGGGCGTCGAACCCGGCAGCCAGCCGACGTACTTCAACGCGGTCGTGGTCCTCAAGACCACCCTCCCGCCGTCCTCGCTCCTGGAGCGGGCACACGCGATCGAGGAGGCCTTCCACCGCGTACGGGACGGGCGCTGGGGCCCGCGCACGATCGACGTGGACATCGTGGCGTACGCCGAGGTCGTCTCCGGCGACCCGGTCCTGACCCTCCCTCACCCGCACGCCCACGAACGGGCCTTCGTGCTGGCCCCCTGGCACGACGTGGAGCCCGAGGCCCAGCTGCCCGGCCGCGGCCCCGTGGACCACCTGCTCACCGCCGTCACCCGGGAAGGCGTCCTGCCCCGGCCCGACCTGGAACTCCGGCTGCCCGAGTAG
- a CDS encoding zinc-dependent metalloprotease, translated as MTSIGGAEMVDWNLAVATATRLVRPGPEVSRDEAREVVAELRRHAKASEEHVRGFTRMGTDDIHDTPILVVDRPGWVRANVAGFRELLKPLLDKMQERRGTTPGGAVLGAVGGKVTGVELGMLLSFLSSRVLGQYETFAPATRELPAGENGGGRLLLVAPNIVHVERELDVEPHDFRLWVCLHEETHRTQFTAVPWLRDHLEGEIQSFLGETEVDPMTVLERIREAAQSLAGGRPEGEEDDGGRSLVEIVQTPAQREILGRLTAVMSLLEGHADFVMDGVGPDVVPSVGEIREKFQQRRARGASRLDLALRKLLGLDAKLRQYRDGERFVRAVVDQVGMDGFNRVWTSPNTLPTKTEIAKPADWVARVHRKAES; from the coding sequence ATGACGAGCATCGGTGGTGCCGAGATGGTCGACTGGAATCTCGCGGTGGCGACCGCGACACGGCTTGTGCGGCCTGGCCCCGAGGTGAGCCGCGACGAGGCCCGGGAGGTCGTCGCGGAGCTGCGCCGGCATGCGAAGGCCTCGGAGGAACACGTCCGGGGCTTCACTCGTATGGGCACGGACGACATCCACGACACCCCCATCCTGGTGGTGGACCGCCCGGGCTGGGTCCGGGCGAACGTCGCGGGGTTCCGGGAACTCCTGAAGCCCCTGCTGGACAAGATGCAGGAACGGCGGGGGACCACCCCGGGCGGGGCCGTCCTCGGCGCCGTCGGCGGCAAGGTCACCGGCGTGGAACTGGGCATGCTGCTGTCGTTCCTGTCGTCGCGCGTCCTCGGGCAGTACGAGACCTTCGCCCCGGCGACGAGGGAACTCCCGGCGGGTGAGAACGGCGGCGGAAGGCTCCTTCTCGTCGCGCCGAACATCGTCCACGTGGAGCGCGAACTCGACGTGGAACCCCACGACTTCCGCCTGTGGGTGTGTCTGCACGAGGAGACGCACCGTACGCAGTTCACGGCCGTGCCCTGGCTGCGCGACCACCTGGAGGGCGAAATCCAGTCTTTCTTGGGCGAGACCGAGGTCGATCCCATGACGGTCCTGGAGCGCATCAGGGAGGCGGCCCAGTCGCTCGCCGGCGGCCGTCCCGAGGGCGAGGAGGACGACGGGGGCCGGTCCCTGGTCGAGATCGTGCAGACGCCGGCCCAGCGGGAGATCCTCGGCCGCCTCACCGCCGTGATGTCCCTCCTGGAGGGTCACGCGGACTTCGTGATGGACGGCGTGGGTCCTGACGTGGTCCCGTCCGTGGGCGAGATCCGCGAGAAGTTCCAGCAGCGCCGGGCCAGGGGGGCCTCCCGGCTCGACCTCGCCCTGCGCAAGCTGCTCGGTTTGGATGCCAAACTGAGGCAGTACAGGGACGGTGAGCGGTTCGTGCGCGCGGTCGTGGACCAGGTGGGCATGGACGGCTTCAACCGTGTGTGGACTTCCCCGAACACCCTCCCGACCAAGACGGAGATCGCCAAACCGGCGGACTGGGTCGCACGGGTGCACCGCAAGGCGGAGTCGTGA
- the folB gene encoding dihydroneopterin aldolase, translated as MDRVALRGLKARGHHGVFQKEREEGQTFIVDLTLGLDTRPAAAEDDLSKTVHYGIVAEEVVAVVEGEPVDLIETLAERIAGTCLKHDGVQEVEVCVHKPDAPITVPFDDVTVTITRSRV; from the coding sequence GTGGATCGTGTCGCGCTGCGCGGCCTCAAGGCCCGCGGGCACCACGGTGTCTTCCAGAAGGAACGCGAGGAAGGCCAGACCTTCATCGTGGACCTGACACTGGGCTTGGACACCCGACCGGCCGCGGCCGAGGACGACCTGTCGAAGACCGTGCACTACGGCATCGTGGCGGAGGAGGTCGTGGCCGTCGTCGAGGGCGAGCCCGTCGACCTCATCGAGACCCTCGCCGAGCGCATCGCCGGGACCTGCCTGAAGCACGACGGGGTCCAGGAGGTCGAGGTCTGCGTGCACAAACCGGACGCGCCGATCACGGTCCCCTTCGACGACGTGACCGTCACGATCACCCGGAGCCGAGTATGA
- the dacB gene encoding D-alanyl-D-alanine carboxypeptidase/D-alanyl-D-alanine endopeptidase produces the protein MVVPELRAWRAARPHVVRIKRTVQPHVTRVAQTVQPRVTRAAQSVRPHVVRAAQAVRPRSVKFTTPRLTAVAATAGLALAAGAVAFAGPWDSSGQRTAERDWAASREGEGGADHGRSSDTSPAAPKPAPSAASVLTGLGGSTVSVPAPTQRALTSTLDRLLGDPALGGRRTAVVVDVATGKRLYGKGADDAQTPASTTKIATAVAALSAAGADHRIETRAVLEPGTKEVVLVGGGDPTLTARKEAAGWASLRTLADETATALKARHLNQVTLSYDTSLYAGPALHPIGTNPNLAPVSALMVDEARTDDSASGPVTRAADPAADAAGKFAGLLEAKGIKTTTPGLSKATRGSQSLASVSSPPLSAVIERMLTNSDNDIAEAMARQVALATGRPADFDGGAAAIDAELKKLGLPLSGAHFTDGSGLNRDDRLTADLLTALLVKAGDPAHPELRPILTGLPVAGFTGTLSDRYADDASGTGLVRAKTGTLTGVNTLAGTVVDADGRLLAFAFLASDTSDPSAAQSALDRTASALAGCGCR, from the coding sequence GTGGTCGTGCCAGAGCTGAGGGCTTGGCGGGCCGCGAGACCGCATGTGGTGCGGATCAAGCGGACCGTGCAGCCGCATGTGACGCGGGTCGCGCAGACCGTGCAGCCGCGTGTGACGAGGGCTGCGCAGTCCGTGCGACCGCATGTGGTGCGGGCTGCTCAAGCCGTACGGCCGCGTTCCGTGAAGTTCACGACCCCGCGGCTCACAGCCGTCGCCGCCACCGCGGGCCTGGCACTCGCGGCCGGGGCGGTGGCCTTCGCCGGCCCCTGGGACTCCTCCGGTCAGCGTACGGCCGAGCGTGACTGGGCCGCATCGCGAGAAGGGGAGGGTGGCGCAGATCACGGACGTAGTTCCGATACGTCCCCCGCGGCGCCGAAGCCCGCGCCCAGCGCCGCCTCCGTGCTGACGGGTCTCGGCGGCTCCACCGTCTCGGTGCCCGCGCCCACCCAGAGGGCCCTCACGAGCACCCTCGACCGACTCCTGGGCGACCCCGCGCTCGGCGGGCGGCGCACGGCCGTGGTCGTCGACGTGGCGACCGGCAAGCGGCTGTACGGCAAGGGCGCCGACGACGCGCAGACCCCGGCCTCCACCACGAAGATCGCCACCGCGGTCGCCGCGCTCTCCGCGGCGGGCGCCGACCACCGCATCGAGACCCGCGCGGTCCTGGAGCCCGGCACCAAGGAGGTCGTGCTCGTCGGCGGCGGCGACCCCACGCTGACCGCTCGCAAGGAGGCGGCGGGATGGGCGAGCCTGCGCACCCTGGCCGACGAGACGGCGACGGCCCTGAAGGCCCGTCATCTGAACCAGGTGACGCTCTCGTACGACACCTCGCTCTACGCCGGTCCCGCCCTGCACCCCATCGGCACCAACCCCAACCTCGCGCCGGTCAGCGCCCTGATGGTCGACGAGGCCCGCACAGACGACTCGGCCAGCGGCCCGGTCACCCGCGCCGCGGACCCGGCGGCGGACGCGGCCGGGAAGTTCGCGGGGCTGCTGGAGGCCAAGGGCATCAAGACGACGACCCCCGGCCTCTCCAAGGCGACGCGCGGCTCACAGTCCCTCGCCTCGGTCTCCTCGCCGCCGCTGTCCGCCGTCATCGAGCGGATGCTGACGAACAGCGACAACGACATCGCGGAGGCCATGGCCCGCCAAGTCGCCCTCGCCACCGGCCGACCGGCCGACTTCGACGGAGGCGCGGCGGCGATCGACGCCGAGCTGAAGAAGCTCGGACTCCCGCTGTCCGGCGCGCACTTCACGGACGGCAGCGGTCTGAACCGGGACGACAGGCTCACGGCGGACCTGCTCACGGCCCTCCTGGTCAAGGCCGGTGACCCCGCCCATCCCGAACTCCGGCCGATCCTGACCGGTCTGCCGGTCGCGGGTTTCACGGGCACCCTCAGCGACCGTTACGCCGACGACGCGTCCGGCACCGGCCTCGTCCGCGCCAAGACCGGCACGCTGACCGGGGTGAACACCCTGGCGGGCACGGTCGTCGACGCCGACGGCCGCCTGCTGGCCTTCGCCTTCCTGGCCTCCGACACGAGTGACCCGTCGGCGGCCCAGTCGGCCCTGGACCGCACGGCCTCGGCACTGGCGGGCTGCGGCTGCCGTTAG
- the hpt gene encoding hypoxanthine phosphoribosyltransferase yields MRVDAKDMGTDLKSVLITKEEIDAKLAELAAKIDAEYVGKDLLIVGVLKGAVMVMADLARALSTPVTMDWMAVSSYGAGTQSSGVVRILKDLDTDIKGKHVLIVEDIIDSGLTLSWLISNLGSREPASLKVCTLLRKPEAAKVAIDVEWVGFDIPNEFVIGYGLDYAEKYRNLPFVGTLAPHVYGG; encoded by the coding sequence ATGCGGGTGGACGCGAAAGACATGGGCACCGACCTCAAGTCGGTGCTCATCACCAAGGAAGAGATCGACGCCAAGCTGGCTGAGCTGGCTGCGAAGATCGACGCGGAGTACGTGGGCAAGGACCTGCTGATCGTCGGTGTCCTCAAGGGCGCCGTCATGGTCATGGCGGACCTCGCGCGTGCGCTGTCCACCCCCGTCACCATGGACTGGATGGCGGTGTCGTCGTACGGCGCCGGCACCCAGTCCTCGGGTGTGGTGCGGATCCTCAAGGACCTCGACACCGACATCAAGGGCAAGCACGTCCTGATCGTCGAGGACATCATCGACTCCGGGCTGACCCTGTCCTGGCTGATCTCCAACCTCGGCTCCCGCGAGCCGGCCTCCCTCAAGGTGTGCACGCTGCTGCGCAAGCCGGAGGCGGCCAAGGTCGCGATCGACGTGGAGTGGGTCGGCTTCGACATCCCGAACGAGTTCGTGATCGGCTACGGCCTCGACTACGCGGAGAAGTACCGCAACCTCCCGTTCGTCGGTACGCTCGCGCCTCACGTCTACGGCGGCTGA
- the tilS gene encoding tRNA lysidine(34) synthetase TilS, which produces MGPHPAVAAIRLAVRRVLHDVLSDHTRPPGESSPLVLVACSGGADSMALASALAFEAPKLGIRAGGITVDHGLQPGSDLRADDVVSRLVELGMTPVESLAVTVGRDGGPEAAARDARYAALDAAAERHGASAVLLGHTRDDQAETVLLGLARGSGIRSLSGMAAVSGAGGRYRRPFLHLDRQTARKACMVQSLPVWDDPHNADPAYTRSRLRHEGLPALEKALGKGVVEALARTAQLSRDDADALDAWARQAEASVRDTAGLLECAKLYALPPAVRRRILRRAAIEAGAPAGSLFARHIEEVDRLITGWRGQGAINLPGKVVAQRQGGRLVIRQG; this is translated from the coding sequence ATGGGTCCCCATCCTGCGGTCGCGGCGATACGCCTGGCGGTCCGCCGCGTACTCCACGACGTCCTCTCCGACCACACCCGTCCCCCAGGCGAGTCCTCCCCGCTCGTCCTCGTCGCCTGCTCCGGTGGCGCCGACTCCATGGCGCTCGCCTCGGCTCTCGCCTTCGAAGCCCCCAAACTCGGCATCCGCGCCGGTGGCATCACCGTGGATCACGGTCTGCAGCCCGGCTCCGATCTGCGCGCCGACGACGTCGTCTCCCGCCTCGTCGAGCTCGGCATGACCCCCGTCGAGTCCCTCGCCGTCACCGTGGGCCGCGACGGCGGCCCCGAGGCCGCCGCCCGCGACGCCCGCTACGCCGCCCTGGACGCCGCCGCCGAGCGCCACGGCGCCTCCGCCGTCCTGCTCGGCCACACCCGTGACGACCAGGCCGAGACGGTTCTGCTGGGCCTCGCCCGCGGCTCCGGCATCCGCTCCCTGTCCGGCATGGCCGCGGTCTCGGGGGCCGGCGGCCGTTACCGCCGACCGTTCCTGCACCTGGACCGGCAGACCGCCCGCAAGGCCTGCATGGTCCAGTCGCTGCCCGTCTGGGACGACCCGCACAACGCCGACCCGGCCTACACCCGCTCCCGGCTGCGCCACGAGGGCCTGCCCGCCCTGGAGAAGGCGCTCGGCAAGGGAGTCGTCGAGGCCCTCGCCAGGACGGCACAGCTGTCCCGTGACGACGCCGACGCCCTCGACGCCTGGGCCCGCCAGGCCGAGGCCTCCGTACGCGACACGGCGGGCCTCCTGGAGTGCGCGAAGCTCTACGCCCTGCCGCCCGCCGTACGCCGCCGCATCCTGCGCCGCGCCGCCATCGAGGCGGGCGCCCCGGCCGGTTCGCTGTTCGCCCGCCACATCGAAGAAGTCGACCGGCTGATCACCGGCTGGCGCGGCCAGGGAGCCATCAATCTCCCGGGCAAAGTCGTCGCTCAGCGACAGGGTGGCAGACTGGTGATTCGGCAAGGCTGA
- the folE gene encoding GTP cyclohydrolase I FolE, translating to MTDPVTLDGEGVIGEFDEKRAENAVRELLIAVGEDPDREGLRETPGRVARAYREIFAGLWQKPEDVLTTTFDLGHDEMVLVKDIEVLSSCEHHLVPFVGVAHVGYIPSTDGKITGLSKLARLVDVYARRPQVQERLTTQIADSLMEILEPRGVIVVVECEHMCMSMRGVRKPGAKTITSAVRGQLRDPATRNEAMSLIMAR from the coding sequence ATGACCGACCCCGTGACGCTGGACGGCGAAGGTGTGATCGGCGAGTTCGACGAGAAGCGCGCGGAGAACGCCGTACGGGAGCTTCTCATCGCGGTCGGCGAGGACCCGGACCGCGAGGGACTGCGCGAGACGCCCGGGCGGGTCGCCAGGGCGTACAGGGAGATATTCGCGGGGCTGTGGCAGAAGCCCGAGGACGTGCTGACGACCACCTTCGACCTCGGACACGACGAGATGGTGCTCGTGAAGGACATCGAGGTCCTCAGCAGCTGTGAGCATCACCTGGTGCCGTTCGTCGGCGTGGCCCATGTCGGCTACATCCCGTCCACGGACGGCAAGATCACGGGCCTGTCGAAGCTGGCCCGGCTCGTGGACGTCTACGCCCGGCGGCCACAGGTGCAGGAACGCCTCACCACGCAGATCGCCGACTCCCTGATGGAGATCCTGGAGCCGCGCGGGGTGATCGTCGTCGTGGAGTGCGAGCACATGTGCATGTCGATGCGCGGGGTGCGCAAGCCCGGCGCGAAGACCATCACCTCGGCCGTGCGGGGCCAGCTGCGCGATCCCGCCACCCGCAACGAGGCGATGAGCCTGATCATGGCGCGTTAG